A window of Halopseudomonas sabulinigri genomic DNA:
GATGAGGCCAGCCAACTGGCGCAGCTGTGCAAAAGCCATGACTGCCAGCTGATCATCAACGACGACCTGTCACTGGCCAGCCGCCTCGGCGTCGGTTTGCACCTGGGCCAGGAAGACGGCTCGCTACGCGAAGCACGCCAGCAACTCGGTTCGCAGGCGCTGATCGGCGCCACCTGCCACGCCAGCCTGGAACTCGCTGCGCAAGCCGTCAGCGAGGGTGCCAGCTACATTGCCTTTGGTCGCTTCTTCCAGTCGGTAACCAAACCCGGTGCACCCGCAGCCACACCGGTTCTGCTGCAGCAGGCGCGTCAACGCTTCAGCCTGCCGATCATTGCCATTGGCGGAATTACCCTGCACAACGCGCCGCAATTGCTCGGCGCCGGCGCCGATTATCTGGCCGTGATCAACGGTCTGTTCGGCGCCCCGGATGCTGAAACTGTGCAACTTCGCGCCTGCACCTTCAGTCAACTTATTAACGCCTGTTGAGAGACTTCGTCATGTCCCGTACCGAAACCCGTTCCGAATCCCTGTTTGCCAGCGCCCAGAAACACATCCCCGGTGGCGTCAACTCGCCGGTGCGTGCGTTCAAGAGCGTGGGCGGCACGCCGCTGTTCTTCAAGCACGCCGAAGGCGCCTACGTGACCGATGAAGACGACAAGCGCTACGTGGATTATGTCGGCTCCTGGGGCCCGATGATCCTCGGCCACAGCCACCCCGATGTGCTGGACGCGGTACGCAACCAGCTGCAACACGGCCTTTCCTACGGGGCGCCGACGGCCATGGAAACCGAGATGGCCGATCTGGTCTGCCAACTGGTGCCGTCGATGGACATGGTCCGCATGGTCAGCTCCGGCACCGAGGCCACCATGAGCGCCATCCGCCTGGCGCGCGGCTATACCGGCCGTGACAGCATTATCAAGTTCGAGGGCTGTTACCACGGCCACTCCGACAGCCTGCTGGTCAAGGCCGGCTCCGGCGCGCTTACCCAAGGCGTACCGAACTCCGCCGGCGTACCCGCCGCCTTCGCCAAACACACCCTGACCCTGCCGTTCAACGACATTCAGGCGGTGCGCGAGACGCTGGCCAAGGTCGGCCAGGAGGTTGCCTGCATCATCGTCGAGCCGGTAGCCGGCAACATGAACTGCGTGCCACCCGCACCGGGTTTCCTGCAGGGTCTGCGCGAGGCCTGCGACGAACATGGCGTGGTGCTGATCTTTGATGAGGTGATGACCGGCTTCCGCGTCGCCCTCGGCGGCGCCCAGGCGCTGTATGGCGTAAAGCCCGACCTCACCACCTTCGGCAAGATTATCGGCGGCGGCATGCCGGTCGGCTGCTTCGGCGGCAAGCGTGCAGTAATGGAGCAGATCGCCCCGCTCGGGCCGGTATACCAGGCGGGCACGCTGTCGGGTAATCCGCTGGCCATGGCCGCCGGCCTGACCACTCTGAAATTGATCAGCCGCGAGGGCTTTCACGCCGAGCTGACCGATTACACCAGCCGCCTGCTGGCCGGTCTGCAGCAACGCGCCGACGCCGCTGGCGTACCCTTCGTCACTACGCAAGCTGGCGGCATGTTCGGTTTGTACTTCTCCGGCGCTGACGACATCGTCACCTTCGACGACGTTATGGCCAGCGACGCCGAGCGCTTCAAACGCTTCTTCCACCTGATGCTGGACGGCGGTGTCTATCTCGCCCCCAGTGCCTTCGAAGCCGGTTTTACCTCGATTGCGCACGGCGATGCCGAGCTGCAGCTGACCCTGGATGCGGCCGAAAAGGCCTTTGCCGCCCTATGATCAGCCTTGCCTACGGGTTGCTCTGTGCCAGCCTGCTCGCATTGGGGTACTGGCTCTGGCAAAGACGCAGCGGTTTGAGCGAAAACGCGCGCGGCGCCCTCACTGCCACGCTGCTGGCCCTGCTGCTGCCGGCCATCAGCAGCCTGCTGCTGGCGCTGCAAAGCTTGGAACTCGGCGATGTTGTTACCCACACCCAACGGATCTTCGGCCTTGCGGCGCAAAGTATCAGCCTGCCACTGCTTGGCCTGGCCGCGCTGTACCTGGCCTTTGGCCTGCGTTGGCAGCCCGGCAACTGGGGACGCATCTTGCTTGGCTTGATGGCCGCGTTTGAACTGACCCGGCGCATGCAGCTGCAGCATGGCTACCAGTGGAGTATCAGCCTAGTGGGCCTACTGCTGTTGATATTGAGCTGCATGCTGATTCTGCGCCGCGACCTGCGGCCCATGCTGACCGGCGCCGCCTGCTGCCTGGGAGCCCTGGCGCCGCTGTTCAGTGCCGGCGCGCCGGCACTGGCCGGCCTGCTCGACAGCTCGGCGCTGGTGCTCTGGCTGTTCCCCGCCTTACTCGGTGCGGGCCTGACAGTTGGCCTGCTCAGCGAACAGGCGCACAATAGATCCAGCGACGCCCCTTCGGCGCCTGCCACCGAGAGGACCTGACCACGCCATGCTCCGCCAGCTGCCACGGCTTATTCTGCTCAGTCTGCTGCTACCCGCAACCCAGACGTTTGCTGAGACTGACAACACCCTGCTGATCAGTGCCGAAGATCGCTGTGCCTTCGAGCGCGTGGACGAAGAAAGCCTGCAACTGGCGATCGACACCTGCGTCAGCGCCGCCGAAAGTGGCGACATGAAAGCCCAGTACGAGCTGGGCCAGCTGTACTACAGCGGCGAGCGGGTGACGCAGGACTACAGCATGGCGCTGCAATGGCTTGAACAAGCTTCCATTCAAGGCGAACCCCGCGCGCAGTATCGTCTGGGTATGATGCACTTTCAGGGTGAAGGCGTGCAGCGCAACTTGGCGCAGGCCTACATCATCCTGAAAATGGCCTCCATCAATGGTCATGACGCCGCGATGGACAGCGCTGACCTGGTGGCATTGCAGATGAACCAGCAGGAAATGAACGCCGCCACCCACGTGCTGGGAACCTTGTTTCGCGATTATCTGGCGCAGATTCGGGAAGAGCAGTTGAATGGAACGCTGAAGATGGAGGAGCCTGAGTTGCAGCCTGATTCGAATGCGCAGGAGATTGAGAAGCTGTTGGAGTAGTCACTCGATTACCCCTTTGACCGAATAACCCGTAACGCAATGTCGTTAGTTGTTTGAACTTAGATACTCGGTTCATTACCGCTTTTCGCCTCTAGGCGAGTCAGGGGGAGATGCTTGCCCATCTCCCCCTAACAACCCCCTCGGGCACCCAGCTGCGCGGCCCTTCGGGTTCGCTGCGTTGCTCGATCTGCCGGGGCCCTGCGGAACTCGTCGCTGCGCTCCTCAAACAGTCCTCGGGCTTATTCCCGGCAGCTCTGCGCTACTCGCCCACTCAGATGGGACTTTTTAGGCCATGCAGCGGCGGGTTTTTTAGTCCAAAGTTGGACCACACACCCCAAACCTGAAAACCACGCCGTGGTCGACCAGGGATTCCCCGTTCCGAGCTGCCGAGTAACGCAGGGGGTTGAGCGATTGAGCCGAGGACTGTCTGAGGTGCGGAGCTCGCGTAGCGCCGAGTTCCGCAGGCGCGCTCAACACCGAGTAACGCAGGGAAGCCGAAGGCCAGCTTGGTGGGGTGGCCTTTCATTTGGTTACTTTTCTTTGGCCAAGCAAAGAAAAGTGACTCGCCGGAAAAGGCGAAAGGCAAGATTGAAACCGCGCAAAGAAACAACTGAACTCGGATGCCGATCCAAGCCTTGTAAAGAGATAAAACAACGAGCCAATCAGCAGAGCGAGAAGCAGACCAATTTGCGGTTTGCGAGCCACACGCCCCACAAGAACCACATCAGGCAGTAGCGCCCAGCCTGATCAACTATCCGACCGCGGCGGCATCGGAAAATGCATCACATTACTGCCGCCATCCCCCTTGGCCTCACTGATCTTCGCCGTGCCCACCCGCTCAACCTCATCAATCCGAATGATCGAGTGCACCGGAATAAAGCTGCGCTTGACGCCATCAAACTGATTTTTCAGTTTTTCTTCGCCCGGATCGACCACCAGTTGGGAGCGCTCACCGAAGATCAGCTCCTCGATTTCCATAAAGCCCCACAGCTCGCTCTGGAAAATCTGCTGTGCGTAGAGTTCGAACACCTGTCCCTGGTTGTTGAAGATAACCCGGAAAACCGGCTGACTTTCTTTACTCATAGCGGGATGACCAACACCTTGAAAAACGCGTGAACGCCGCGGCGGCTGCCGTTCGGCGGGCGCGCATCATAGCACAGCGCGGGACATAACAAAGGCCCCTGCTTGTGTGTATAATCGCCCCTTTTCTCAAGCGATGCCCAGCAAAGATCCCATGGCCAAGAAACTCTTTATCCAGACCCACGGTTGCCAGATGAACGAGTACGACAGTTCACGCATGGCCGACCTGCTCGGTGAGCACCAGGCAATGGAGCTGACCGACAATGCAGACGAAGCAGACGTGATTCTGCTCAACACCTGCTCGATCCGGGAAAAGGCCCAGGAAAAGGTATTTTCCCAGCTGGGCCGCTGGCGGCCGCTGAAAGAGAAAAACCCCGATCTGATCATTGGCGTGGGCGGCTGCGTGGCCAGCCAGGAAGGTGATGCGATCCGCAGCCGTGCATCCTACGTGGATGTGGTCTTCGGCCCGCAGACCCTGCACCGCCTGCCCGAGACGATCGACGCGGCGCGCACCACGCACAAGCCGCAGGTGGATGTCAGCTTTCCGGAAATCGAGAAGTTCGACCGCCTGCCCGAACCCCGCGTGGATGGCCCCACCGCCTTTGTGTCGGTGATGGAAGGCTGCAGTAAATACTGCAGTTTCTGCGTGGTGCCCTACACCCGTGGTGAAGAGGTCAGCCGACCCTTTGATGACGTGTTGGCCGAAGTGATCCACCTGGCTGAAAATGGCGTGCGTGAAGTGACGCTGTTGGGTCAGAACGTGAATGGCTACCGCGGCGTGACCCACGACGGCAGCGTCGCCGATCTGGCCGACCTGATCCGCGTGGTCGCCGCCGTGGACGGCATCGATCGCATTCGCTACACCACATCGCATCCGCTGGAGTTCTCCGACAGTCTGATTCAGGCCCACGCCGAGGTGCCGGAGTTGGTGAAGTACCTGCACCTGCCGGTGCAGTCGGGCTCCGACCGCGTACTGGCGGGTATGAAGCGCAATCACACCGCGCTGGAATACAAGTCACGCGTGCGCAAGCTGAAGGCAGCCGTACCCGGCATTATCCTCAGCTCCGATTTCATCATCGGTTTTCCCGGTGAGACCGACCGCGATTTCGAGCAGACCATGAAACTGGTGGAGGATGTGGGTTTCGACTTCTCCTACTCCTTTATCTACAGCGCGCGCCCCGGCACGCCCGCCTCGGACCTGCCCGACGACACGCCCGACGAGGTCAAGAAGCAGCGTTTGCAGATTCTGCAGAACCGGTTGAACCAGCAGGGCTTCGAGAACAGCCGCCGCATGGCCGGTACCACCCAGCGTATTCTGGTGACCGATTACTCGAAGAAGGACCCAGGCATGCTGCAGGGCCGCACCGAGCACAATCGCATCGTCAACTTCCGCAGCAACAACCCGCAGCTGATTGGCCAGTTTGTCGACGTACTGATCGACGAAGCACTGCCACATTCGCTGCGCGGCACGCTTATCAGCGAAACGCTGCATTAACGCCATGCGCCCTGCCCCATCCCGCGCACTGCCAATTCCCGCTGTCCGCCTTGCGACCAGCGGAAAATGGCATTGCTTTGCAGAGCCATATTTGCGCGCTATTCTGTCGTTTCATCCATGCCATCTGGCGACCTAACGGACTATTTTGAACGCACCTCTACATATTCATCGTTTCAGCATCGAACCCGTCGACTCTCGACGCTTTGCCGCTCTCTGCGGCCAGTTCGACGAAAATCTCCACCTGATCGAGCAACGCCTCGGAATCGAAGTGCGCAACCGCGGCAACCATTTCGAGCTGATTGGCGAAGAGGCCATCACCCGCTCCGCTGAAGCCGTGCTGCGTCAGCTGTACCGCGAAACCCGCGACAGCAAGGACTTGAGTCCCGATACCGTACACCTGTTCCTGCAGGAATCCGGCCTCGAAAGCCTGAGCGAAACCCTGAATCAGACCGGCGACAATCGCCCGGTGATTCTGCGCACGCGGCGCATGACCATTCAGCCACGCGGGCCGAACCAGCAAAGCTATGTGCGCTCGATTCAGGAACACGACATCAACTTCGGTATTGGCCCGGCCGGCACTGGCAAAACCTATCTGGCCGTGGCCTGCGCAGTAGATGCGCTGGAGCGCGAGCAGATCAGCCGCATTCTGCTGGTGCGCCCGGCGGTCGAGGCGGGCGAAAAACTGGGCTTCCTGCCTGGTGACCTGGCACAGAAGATCGACCCCTATTTGCGCCCCCTGTACGACGCACTCTACGAGATGCTCGGTTTTGAACAGGTGACCAAGCTGATCGAGCGCCAGGTGATCGAAGTCGCGCCACTGGCCTACATGCGCGGCCGCACCCTGAACAACAGCTTCATCATTTTGGATGAAAGCCAGAACACCACGCTGGAACAGATGAAAATGTTCCTCACGCGCATCGGTTTTGGCTCGACCGCGGTGATCACCGGCGACATTACCCAGGTCGATCTGCCGCGTGGCACCAAGTCTGGCCTCGGCCACGTGATCCAGGTGCTCAAGGATGTGCCCGGCATCGGCTTCACCCACTTCCTGTCCAAGGACGTGGTGCGCCATCCGCTGGTGCAGCGCATCGTAGAAGCCTATGACCTGTTTGAGCAACTGCAGGAAGCCGAGCGCGAAGAGCGCAAGCTTGAGCAGCGCCGGCAGCAGCAGGATAGCGATGAGCATTGAGCTCGACATCCAGCGCGCCTCGGATGCGCCGGACCAGCCTGACGACGACAGCTTTTTACGCTGGGTCGGGCTGGCATTGGGCTCCGGCACCGACCGCGAACTGACCATACGACTGGTAGACGTTGATGAGGGCCGTGATCTCAATCACACCTGGCGCGGCAAGGATTACGCGACCAACGTACTTTCCTTTCCGGCCGACCTCCCCCCTGAACTTGACCTGCCACTGCTGGGTGATCTGGTGGTGTGCGTACCCGTGGTGGCGCGCGAGGCCCAGGAACAGGGCAAGCCGCTGAACGCCCACTGGGCACATATGGTCATACACGGCTGCTTGCATTTACTCGGCTATGACCATATTGATGACGCCGAAGCAGACGAAATGGAAGCCCTGGAACGCGACTTGCTTGCGCAACTGGGCATTGCCGACCCCTATCTAGATGATGATGAGTAAGGATCAATGAGCGAAGATCGATCGACCAATGGGCATAAGTCCTGGCTGGACAAACTGGTCCAGGCTTTTGTCCATGAACCCAAGAACCGCCAGGAACTGCTGGAACTGCTGCGCGAGGCGCACGCCAACGAAGTCCTGGATATCGAGGCCCTGTCGATCATCGAAGGCGCCCTGCAGGTCAGCGACATGCAGGTGCGGGACATCATGGTCCCGCGCTCACAGATGACTACCATCAAAGCCAGTCAGTCGCCGCGCGAGTTTCTACCCGAAGTGATTGAGGCCGCGCATTCACGCTTTCCGGTCATCGGCGACGGCATCGACGACGTGCTTGGCGTACTGCTGGCCAAGGATCTGCTGCCCCTGTTGCTCGAAGACAACATGGAGCGCTTCAACATCAAGGACATTCTGCGCCCGGCCACCTTTGTACCGGAGTCCAAGCGCCTGAATGTGCTGCTCAAGGAGTTCCGAGCCACACGCAATCACATGGCGGTAGTGATTGATGAGTACGGTGGAGTCTCCGGCCTGGTAACCATTGAAGATGTACTTGAGCAGATCGTCGGCGACATCGAAGACGAGCACGACGTCGACGAGGACAGCCAGATCAAGCCGCTGCCCAGTGGCGATTATCTGGTCAAGGGGCTGACACCGATCGAGGAGTTCAACGAGCACTTCGAAACCGAATTCCCCGATGAAGAGTTCGACACTGTTGGCGGCCTGGTAATGAACGCCTTTGGCCACCTGCCCAAACGCAACGAGGTGGTCGAACTGGATGGCTTCCGCGTGCGCGTGCTGAACGCCGACAGCCGCCGCGTGCACCTGCTGCGGGTTACCCTGGTCAATACTTAAGCGTCTCTAAGGAACGGCATGTCTCTGCCTACTGCTCTGCTGGCCCGCCTGCGTGGCCCCGGCCTGGTTGGCCATCTGCTCGCGCTGGTGGCCGGCGCACTCAGCACCCTGTCGTTCGCACCCTACAACCTCTGGCCACTGGGGCTAGTATCCATTGCCCTGTTGTATCAGGGTCTGAAGCAGGTGAGCAGCAAACAGGCGGCCGTTCGCGGTGGCGCCTGGGGGCTTGGCCTGTTTGCTTCCGGCGTGTCCTGGATCTACATCAGCATCCACCTGCACGGCAATGCCTCACCGCTGCTGGCCGGTTTTTTGACCGGCGGCCTCGAGCTGGGGCTGTCACTGTTCATCGCGCTCTGGGCCTGGGCCTGGGCCCGGTTTTTCCGCAGCAACAGCCCCTGGCTGGGCAGCCTTGGCTTTGCCGCCGTCTGGGTAGCACAGGAAGTGTTCCGCAGCTGGTTCCTTACCGGCTTCCCTTGGCTTTATCACGGCTACGCACACACTCATACCTGGTTGAATGGCTATGCGCCCCTTGGCGGTGTCTGGCTGCTGGGCGGGATTTCGGTGTTTATGGCCTGCCTGCTGAGCGAGTGGCGGCTGGTGCGCCAGCCGCTCCAGTGCGGCCTCGCGCTGCTGGCGGTGGGCGCGCTCTGGCTCGGTGGTTACGGCCTGCAACAGGTCGTCTGGACGACCACCAAGGGCCAGCCGCTCAGCGTCAACCTGGTGCAAGCCAACATCGAGCAATCACGCAAGTGGGACCCGGATTACATCACCCACACGCTCTCGCTCTACCGCGACCTGACCTACGCCCAACTCGCCACCGACCTGGTGGTCTGGCCGGAAACCGCCGTGCCGGTGTTACAGAGCCAGGGGCAGTACTTTGTCGACGGCATTGCTGCCAATCTGGCAGAGCGCGGCAGCACCCTGATCACCGGCATACCGGTTGATGAGATGGACCCCAACGGCCTGCGTATCTATAACGGCATCATGGTGGGCGGTAGCGAGCCGCAAAGCGAATACCTGAAGCAGAAGCTGGTGCCCTTTGGCGAGTACGTGCCGCTGGAAGAGCTGCTGCGCGGGCTGATCGATTTTTTCAACTTACCGATGTCCAGCTTCAGCCGCGGGCCGGCTGATCAGCAACCGCTGCTGGCGGCTGGCTATCGACTCGCGCCGCTGATCTGCTACGAAGCGGTTTACCCCGACTTTGCCGCCAAACAAGCTGCCCAGAGCGACCTGCTAATCACCATCAGCAACGACAGCTGGTTCGGCAGCTCCATAGGCCCGCTGCAACACCTACAGATGGCGCAGATGCGTGCAATAGAGGCGCAGCGCTGGATGATTAGGGCGACCAACAACGGCGTTACCGCGCTGATAGACCAGCACGGCGAGATACGCACACGTATTCCACAATTTCAGCAGGAAGTCTTGCTCGGTGAGGTACAACCCATGACAGGACTGACGCCCTACCTGCGCTGGCGCAGCGTGCCCTTGGGGTTAGTGGTGGTCTCGGTGCTGCTGATGGCCGGCTTGTGCCGGCGGCGGCAAAACGCCAGGTAACGGGCAACGGCTGTCCAGGGTTTCGAGGATCTGCCAGAGTACCGCCAGGTCCTCCTTGCTCAAGCCCTGCAGTTCCAGCTCTGCCACCCCGCCTGCCTGGTAACCGGTGAGCCATTGCCGGGTGTGTGCCATGTCCAACGCCTGATCAAGGTGTCGCAGAATTCGCCCGTAGGACGAGTCTTTCTGTCGATGGAGCAATGTCTCCGGCGTTCTCCAGCTCATGCAGTACCTCCATCGGGTGATTGTCGGTTCGGCTCCCTCCCAGGGTCGCGCAGCCCGGTGTCTCACTCTGAGGATAGACCCGCTGCAGCACGTACAAGGCACCCGGCGACGAATGGCATATGACTACCTGTGGCCGGCCTGGTGGTGTATCCTGCCCCATTACTTTTCCGCCTCCATTCGCCATTACGAGTCTTCAGACCCACGCCATGCAAGAACAGTATTCACCGAGTGATATCGAAGCCGCCGCACAGACTGACTGGGACAACGCAGAGGCGTTCAAGGTCAGCGAAACACCGAATCAGGACACCTTCTACTGTCTGTCGATGTTCCCCTACCCCAGCGGCAAGCTGCACATGGGCCACGTGCGCAACTACACCATCGGTGATGTGATCGCGCGCTATCAGCGCATGCAGGGCAAGAACGTGCTGCAACCCATGGGTTGGGACGCCTTTGGCATGCCGGCGGAAAACGCGGCGATGAACAACAAGGTCGCCCCCGCCGAGTGGACCTACTCCAATATCGACTACATGCGCACCCAGCTGAAAAGTCTCGGGCTGGCGATCGACTGGTCACGCGAAGTGACCACCTGCAAGCCAGACTACTATCGCTGGGAGCAGTGGCTGTTCACCAAGCTGTTCGAGAAGGGCGTGATCTACCGAAAGAGCGGCACCGTCAACTGGGACCCGGTCGACCAGACGGTACTGGCCAACGAGCAGGTCATCGACGGTAAGGGCTGGCGCTCCGGTGCGCTGATCGAAAAGCGCGAAATTCCCATGTACTACTTCGCCATCACCGATTACGCCGAAGAGCTGCTCAGCTCGCTGGATGACCTGCCGGGCTGGCCCGAGCAGGTCAAGACCATGCAGCGCAACTGGATCGGCAAATCGGTGGGCATGGAAGTGCACTTCCCTTTTGATGCCGCCAGCATCGGCGAAGAGGGCAAGCTCAAGGTCTTCACAACCCGTCCGGATACCCTGATGGGCGCTACCTACGTGGCGGTAGCCGCTGAGCATCCGCTGGCCACCCTGGCGGCAAAAAATGACAGCAAGCTGCAGGCGTTTATTGATGAATGCAAGCGCGGCGGCGTCGCCGAAGCCGACATTGCCACCCAGGAAAAGAAGGGCCTGCCTACGCCGCTCTTCGTCAAGCACCCGTTGACCGGCCAGAAGCTGCCGGTCTGGGTCGCCAACTACGTACTGATGACCTACGGCGAAGGCGCAGTGATGGCGGTACCCGCGCACGACGAGCGCGACTTTGAATTTGCCAGCAAGTTTGATCTGCCGATCAAGCCGGTCATCCGTACCTCCGCTGGTGACACTACCCCTGCGCCCTGGCAGGACGCCTACGGCGAAAAAGGCGAGCTGATCAACTCCGAGGAATTCGACGGCCTCGACTTTGCCAGCGCCTTTACTGCCATCGGCGACGTGCTGGAACAGAACAACCTCGGCGCACCGCGCACCCAGTTCCGCCTGCGCGACTGGGGCATCAGCCGTCAGCGCTACTGGGGCTGCCCGATCCCGATCATCCATTGCGACAGCTGCGGTGATGTGCCGGTGCCGGAAGAGCAACTGCCGGTGGTTCTGCCAGAAAATGTGGTACCCGATGGCGCTGGCTCCCCGCTGGCCAAAATGCCCGAATTCTATGACTGCAGCTGCCCCAAGTGCGGCGCGGCTGCCAAGCGCGAAACCGACACCATGGACACTTTCGTGGAAAGCTCCTGGTACTTCGCCCGCTATGCGTCACCGCATTACGAGCAGGGCATGGTCGACCCCAAGGCAGCGAACCATTGGCTGCCGGTCGATCAGTACATTGGCGGTATCGAGCACGCGATTCTGCACCTGCTGTACGCCCGCTTCTTCACCAAACTGATGCGCGACGAAGGCCTGATCGAAGCCAGCGAGCCGTTCAAGAACCTGCTGACCCAGGGCATGGTGATCGCGGAGACCTACTACCGCCTCGAGGCCAACGGCAGCAAAAGCTGGTTCAACCCGGCCGACGTGGTGGTCGAGCGCGATGCCAAGGGCAAGATTCTCGCTGCCAAGTTGGCAAGCGATGGCCTGCCGGTCGAGATCGGCGGCATCGAGAAGATGTCCAAGTCGAAGAACAATGGCGTCGATCCACAGGCGATGATCGAGCAGTACGGCGCGGACACCTGCCGCCTGTTCATGATGTTCGCCTCGCCCCCGGACATGAGCCTTGAGTGGTCGGACTCCGGGGTGGAAGGCGCGTTCCGCTTCCTGCGCCGGGTGTGGCGCCTGAACCACGCGTTCAGCAGCAACGGCGGCCCGGCTGGCAAAGCTGAACTTGCCAGTCTGAGCGACGCCCAGAAAGACACCCGCCGCGCCATTCATCTGGCCATCAAACAGGCCAGTCAGGATATTGGTCAGCATCACAAGTTCAATAC
This region includes:
- the leuS gene encoding leucine--tRNA ligase, yielding MQEQYSPSDIEAAAQTDWDNAEAFKVSETPNQDTFYCLSMFPYPSGKLHMGHVRNYTIGDVIARYQRMQGKNVLQPMGWDAFGMPAENAAMNNKVAPAEWTYSNIDYMRTQLKSLGLAIDWSREVTTCKPDYYRWEQWLFTKLFEKGVIYRKSGTVNWDPVDQTVLANEQVIDGKGWRSGALIEKREIPMYYFAITDYAEELLSSLDDLPGWPEQVKTMQRNWIGKSVGMEVHFPFDAASIGEEGKLKVFTTRPDTLMGATYVAVAAEHPLATLAAKNDSKLQAFIDECKRGGVAEADIATQEKKGLPTPLFVKHPLTGQKLPVWVANYVLMTYGEGAVMAVPAHDERDFEFASKFDLPIKPVIRTSAGDTTPAPWQDAYGEKGELINSEEFDGLDFASAFTAIGDVLEQNNLGAPRTQFRLRDWGISRQRYWGCPIPIIHCDSCGDVPVPEEQLPVVLPENVVPDGAGSPLAKMPEFYDCSCPKCGAAAKRETDTMDTFVESSWYFARYASPHYEQGMVDPKAANHWLPVDQYIGGIEHAILHLLYARFFTKLMRDEGLIEASEPFKNLLTQGMVIAETYYRLEANGSKSWFNPADVVVERDAKGKILAAKLASDGLPVEIGGIEKMSKSKNNGVDPQAMIEQYGADTCRLFMMFASPPDMSLEWSDSGVEGAFRFLRRVWRLNHAFSSNGGPAGKAELASLSDAQKDTRRAIHLAIKQASQDIGQHHKFNTAIAAVMTLMNVLEKAPQATEQDRALLQEGLETVALLLAPIAPHICHSLWQALGHSDAIIDARWPQLDESALTQDTLQLVIQVNGKLRGHIDVAADTSREAIEAAARENENVQRFTEGLTIRKVIVVPGKLVNIVAN